A single genomic interval of Anopheles darlingi chromosome X, idAnoDarlMG_H_01, whole genome shotgun sequence harbors:
- the LOC125959089 gene encoding uncharacterized protein LOC125959089 isoform X2 codes for MKLMSPFRALLLALVMVLAESAGEADYTLDDSFWNEESPVGEVERLLKEHQQNQELVDKIGSSYYQIIYPVQLRHHEKMGISTREVNPPKFLGYSGSGGSGRGRSRTGKHFHRTSLLIKAFNHKFRLDLELNTQLLAPNIVQKHYLPSGFAQDSHREIEHCYYHGTVKDYPGASAAFHTCNGVSGVIHVGNETFVIHPFYGGDLSKHPHVIFEARTKSNKGCANSGNLEWRTRSIRRGSTNHHAGLVGGGHELPDRNGAGRYRRDVRETTKYIETALIIDKAMFQKRNGSTRTEVVHDAIQVANIADLYFRTLNTRVSVVYIETWQGQNQAQIDGGKDISKAISNFNDYTSRNLYKIDKDTTQLLTGETFAGGEVGMSVPETVCTPKAVGISVDMNPYEPHLLAGTMAHMIGHNIGMGHDDNREECICRDWHGCIMSQSIVGLENVQPYKFSECSRLDYIDALRIGHGLCLLNKPNEVELRKNCGNGIVEDDEECDCGSALDCDKTDPCCDGITCKLKKESQCATGPCCDKCILKPPGVICRDAHNECDLPEYCTGDSGQCPLDVHKKNGNPCGMNSTGFTTGYCFNGVCPTQAAQCERVWGYSGTGADRVCYEQFNTKGSITGHCGKDSNNNYIKCEPENILCGSLQCKDGDRTPVEDCSDHLNSRAIISIRGTEYECKSITGTNSNAPPFGLVRDGTPCGDNLICVNQTCVSIFPYIDQTKCPTNQHNVECYGNGDCTNTNKCFCKFGWTGPDCSIQAHITTTYPAPVTSTTPESTIVMEKKTTRYANYHGSNTVFLVGVLMSVVGGVFITFALMALCYRSVVVHNNFSLCLRKKTTRLKYDPPYVKKPVAKYVGGATQANHHSQDDISLAGSNKMMFGNQTTQFRDHKSIRRMTGSVSEDDPTHSGGQVVVGVGGVGPGAGGGGGPGGGGSGGGVGISGPGGPGSVGSGPGGPGGPGILGVSVGGGGGGGGGLGVLGTVSDVERTMKSLNGYHEDILEALRSAAQAQRSSANTPSGSISEELLRKTLAECVTGSQLTGPASVHPQDVREYVKRSVSSRTGSRENVCEPQPHVLSDAGQTATLLHHHRQQQQQQQQQQQQQQQQAAQQQQYVQQQQQQQAAAAAAAAAAGLLPDEDDTPSVGPLRIRNLEDLIRQLEHHSSRHMSPSGSEDIRMSETEAERHYRVDSSAACSESSHGSNQQLAQSQKTATILPPYSSRCRPPRSDDEGRFSFGAGSIGGVGVGGGGGSVGGVMPIGGVGVRGDGGGSGTGRYRHAANRHPGHQSHSPHSPHAFAHHTHHGHAHGGHASHAGHSSHHSSHTHLHQDEEGIYESADPVHPHPGSMHQRGDTNDSESDDLFQAQQQLARWASEDVVSVVVMEQGSDTSHAQGPSSANTMHGHMQQHPSQPLPPSHHHPGVVVAGVGPPPPLPQLPLPLAPAVPHQQQQQPPSLAQQQQPSMLLQQQQQQQPPHHQQLIDSVNGVPVMGSCHSISSMNHQQQQLVNSRDYYPSPPSTETESSGSVIQPLRRGPITPGPGPDGNHIMESTGRYPEYKH; via the exons GAAATAGAACACTGCTACTACCACGGTACGGTAAAGGACTACCCGGGAGCTAGTGCAGCCTTCCACACCTGCAACGGTGTCAGCGGTGTGATACACGTCGGTAACGAAACGTTTGTTATTCATCCATTTTACGGAGGCGATTTATCG AAACATCCACATGTTATCTTTGAAGCACGtacaaaatcaaataaagGCTGTGCGAACTCCGGTAACCTCGAGTGGCGTACACGGTCGATCCGGCGCGgcagcaccaaccaccatgcCGGGCTGGTGGGCGGTGGGCACGAGCTGCCCGATCGCAACGGCGCCGGGCGGTACAGGCGCGACGTACGCGAAACCACCAAGTACATCGAGACGGCCCTCATCATCGACAAGGCCATGTTCCAGAAGCGCAACGGAAGCACCCGCACCGAGGTCGTGCACGACGCGATCCAGGTGGCCAACATCGCCGATCTG TACTTTCGAACGCTCAACACGCGTGTGTCGGTCGTATATATCGAGACGTGGCAGGGCCAGAACCAGGCCCAGATCGATGGTGGCAAAGATATTAGTAAAGCAATATCTAATTTTAACGACTATACATCTAGGAATTTATATAAAATAGATAAAGACACAACCCAGCTGTTGAC CGGCGAGACGTTTGCGGGAGGCGAGGTCGGTATGTCGGTACCGGAGACGGTATGTACACCGAAGGCGGTCGGTATCAGCGTCGATATGAACCCGTACGAGCCGCATCTGCTCGCCGGTACGATGGCGCACATGATCGGCCACAACATCGGCATGGGCCACGACGATAACC GTGAGGAATGCATCTGTCGCGACTGGCACGGTTGCATCATGTCGCAGTCAATTGTCGGACTGGAGAACGTCCAGCCGTACAAGTTCTCCGAGTGCAGCAGACTGGACTACATCGATGCCCTGCGGATCGGGCACGGTCTCTGTCTGCTGAACAAACCGAATGAG GTGGAGCTACGCAAGAACTGCGGCAATGGCATCgtggaggacgacgaggagtGCGACTGCGGTAGCGCGCTCGACTGCGACAAGACAGATCCGTGTTGCGACGGCATCACGTGCAAGCTGAAGAAGGAGTCCCAGTGCGCAACCGGGCCCTGCTGTGATAAATGTATTCTAAAGCCGCCGGGCGTGATCTGCCGGGATGCGCACAACGAGTGCGATTTGCCCGAGTACTGCACCGGCGACTCCGGCCAGTGCCCGCTCGATGTACATAAGAAGAACGGCAATCCGTGCGGGATGAACTCTACCGGCTTCACCACAG GTTACTGCTTCAATGGTGTCTGCCCGACGCAGGCGGCTCAGTGCGAGCGAGTCTGGGGCTACAGCGGTACCGGGGCGGATCGGGTGTGCTACGAGCAGTTCAACACCAAGGGCTCCATCACTGGGCACTGTGGCAAGGACAGTAACAACAACTACATTAAGTGCGAGCCGGA AAACATCCTGTGCGGTTCGCTGCAGTGCAAAGACGGTGACCGAACGCCTGTGGAGGACTGCAGCGATCACCTCAATTCCCGGGCCATCATCTCGATCCGGGGCACCGAGTACGAGTGCAA ATCGATCACGGGCACCAACTCGAACGCGCCACCGTTTGGTCTGGTACGGGACGGGACACCGTGCGGCGATAACTTGATTTGTGTCAATCAGACCTGCGTCAGCATCTTCCCCTACATCGATCAAACCAAATGTCCAACGAATCAGCACAACGTCGAGTGCTACGGCAATGGC GATTGCACCAACACGAACAAGTGCTTCTGCAAGTTCGGCTGGACGGGCCCGGATTGCTCGATACAGGcgcacatcaccaccacctatcCGGCGCCGGTGACGTCGACCACGCCCGAGAGCACGATCGTCATGGAGAAGAAAACGACGCGCTACG CCAACTATCACGGCTCAAACACAGTGTTTCTAGTCGGTGTCTTAATGTCGGTTGTTGGGGGAGTTTTTATAACGTTTGCTCTGATGGCTTTGTGCTACAGGTCAGTTGTAGTACATAATAACTTCTCCTTGTGCCTAAG AAAGAAAACCACGCGCCTTAAGTACGATCCACCGTACGTGAAGAAGCCGGTGGCGAAGTATGTTGGTGGTGCGACGCAGGCCAACCATCACTCGCAGGACGACATTTCGCTCGCCGGCTCGAACAAGATGATGTTCGGCAACCAGACGACCCAGTTCAG GGACCACAAGTCGATACGCAGGATGACCGGATCAGTGAGCGAGGACGACCCCACCCATTCCG GTGGCCAGGTGGTGGTCGGCGTGGGCGGTGTCGGCCCGggtgccggcggcggcggcggtccaggcggcggcggcagcggcggcggcgttggcATCAGTGGTCCCGGTGGACCGGGTAGCGTTGGCAGCGGCCCAGGAGGACCCGGCGGTCCGGGCATCCTGGGCGTCAGtgtgggtggcggtggcggtggcggtgggggCCTCGGCGTGCTCGGCACCGTGTCCGATGTGGAGCGCACGATGAAGAGCCTGAACGGCTACCACGAGGACATCCTGGAGGCGCTCCGTTCGGCGGCTCAGGCACAGCGCAGCAGCGCCAACACACCGTCGGGCAGCATCAGCGAGGAGCTGCTACGCAAGACGCTGGCCGAGTGCGTGACCGGCTCGCAGCTGACCGGCCCGGCCAGCGTACACCCGCAGGACGTGCGCGAGTACGTGAAGCGCAGCGTCAGCTCGAGAACTGGCTCGCGGGAGAATGTGTGCGAACCGCAACCGCACGTCCTGAGCGATGCCGGCCAGACGGCCACCCtgctccaccatcaccgccagcagcagcagcagcagcagcaacagcaacaacagcagcaacagcaggccgctcagcagcagcagtacgtgcagcaacagcaacagcagcaagccgcagccgccgcagccgctgcagccgccggTCTGCTgcccgacgaggacgacacaCCGTCGGTCGGGCCGCTCCGCATACGCAACCTCGAGGATCTGATCCGGCAGCTGGAGCACCATTCGTCGCGCCACATGAGCCCCAGCGGCTCCGAGGACATCCGCATGTCCGAGACCGAGGCTGAGCGGCACTATCGTGTCGACAGCTCGGCCGCCTGCAGTGAATCCTCTCACGG ATCGAATCAACAGCTGGCGCAATCGCAGAAGACGGCCACCATACTGCCACCGTACAGTAGCCGCTGTCGGCCGCCACGTTCCGATGACGAGGGCCGCTTCTCGTTCGGTGCCGGCTCGATCGGTGGCGTCGgtgtcggcggcggtggcggcagtgtCGGCGGTGTGATGCCGATCGGTGGTGTCGGCGTacggggtgatggtggtgggtccGGGACAGGACGTTACAGGCATGCGGCCAACCGGCACCCGGGCCACCAATCGCACTCACCTCACTCGCCACACGCGTTcgctcaccacacacaccacgggcACGCGCACGGTGGCCACGCGTCCCATGCGGGCCACTCGTCGCACCACTCCTCCCACACCCATCTGCACCAGGACGAGGAGGGAATATACGAGAGCGCCGATCCGGTTCATCCGCATCCCGGCTCGATGCACCAGCGCGGCGACACCAACGATAGCGAAAG TGATGACTTATTTCAAGCTCAACAACAATTAGCCCGATGGGCGAGTGAGGATGTGGTATCCGTGGTGGTAATGGAGCAAGGATCGGATACGTCCCACGCGCAAGGTCCATCATCAGCCAATACCATGCACGGCCATATGCAACAGCATCCATCGCAGCCGCTACCGccgtctcatcatcatccgggagtggtggtagcgggggtggggccgccgccgccgctgccgcagctgccgctgccgctggcaCCGGCGGttccgcatcagcagcagcaacagccgccgtCGTtggcgcagcaacagcagccgtcaatgctgctgcagcagcagcagcagcagcagccgccgcatcatcagcagctcaTCGACAGCGTCAATGGAGTGCCAGTAATGGGCAGCTGTCACAGTATCAGCAGTatgaaccaccagcagcagcagctggtgaaCAGCAGAGACTACTATCCTTCGCCACCatccaccgagaccgagagcaGTGGAAGCGTAATACAGCCGTTGAGACGTGGACCCATTACGCCCGGCCCCGGACCAGACGGAAATCATATAATGGAGAGTACCGGTCGCTATCCCGAATATAAGCACTGA